The nucleotide sequence AATTTATTTTTTGTCAAGCTTATTATCAATAGCACCACTCCTTCAAGCGACTGGAGAAACCCGCGTTGAATAAAGTTTTCTGAAACCCTACATAAGGAAGTTGAGTCTCTATTTTTTAGAGATAGTTAGTCTAGAACCAGTCTTTTGAGAGATGAGCTTTCAGGAGACTTAGTTACTTTTTGTTACATCTGGGGGATTGGGCGCTAAAAATTAGAGTGGGTATCTTGATTTATCATAAAAACGGGTTATGATGATTTTTTATTTCCTTACACTTATATTTTGTCTTTCTCTCTAAATTACACCATTGTCAATTAAATGTAACTGTTGGTTTTAGACAGATGCTATATCATCTATAGGTATGGCCTGTTTTGGTGGATGAAGGCAGCTATTAGCATAGTCTATTGTTAGCATCATCAATCTCTGACTTGAAGGTCTTGAGTCCTCTGGGAAGTTACAATAGAATAATCTACCATCTTAACTTAACTTTATAACTTTTATCATTCATCTAAAAATTTAGTAAAAACTCTTATGAATACCATAAAACAAAAAATAGAATCTATATTGAATCAATTACCAGATGATTGTTCAATTGAAGATATTCAGTATCATCTTTATGTCTTAGAAAAAATCCGACTAGGGCTAAAAGTAGCTGATACTGAGAACAGGCTTAAACAGGAGGAAGTCGAAGGGCTTCTAAGTAAATGGCTTATCGAGTAATTTGGTCTCCTAAAGCAGTTGAAGATGTGGACGCAATTGCCACATATATCGCCCGTGATTCTCCTTCCTATGCGGCGGCGGTGGTTCGTAAAATTATCGATCTCACCCGTCAACTTAAACAGTGTCCGTTAGCGGGGAAGGCTATAACTGAGTTGTCTGATTCAGCGATTCGGGAAAAGTTCGCTTATACCTATCGGATTATTTACCGAGTTGATGATGAGGTGGTGACGATTGCTGCCGTTGTACATACTAAGACTTTGTTGGAGATGGAAAAATGATCTTATTTAGGTTAAGTTTCCCGATTCGATAAGCTATGCGGCTTACGAGTGAGTGTAGGGTGGGTTAATTGCCCACCTTATATGATGTTTATTTCCTCACCTTATGGGGAATCAAGCTTTTATTGAGAAGCGCCGCCGCCGCCCGCACCGGCATCTGGTGGGGCTATAAGAACAAAGCCTGCCGCAGGCTTAATTATATATAGGGGAGGTATTTTAATGAGTGAAGTTAATTATGCCGCTATGTCAGATCAACAATTAAAGCAATATTTTCTAACCCATCGCCATGATGAAGCGGCTTTTCAAGCTTACTTAGAAAGACGCAGAAGTCAACCTAAAGCAATCATAACCAAAGTAGGTGATCCAGATTTCGAGATCAAAATTCAGGAAGCTATTAATCAGAAATTGCAAGCCCGAAAAACTCGTTAAATCTAATATTTATTTTCCCTAAATCTGCATCTAATAGATCCCCCCCTGCCCTCCTTAATAAGGGGGGAGTTAGTTGAAATTCGGTTATCTTCACCAAACCAACCCTAAACACCGCCGCCCGAATCGCGCTACCCTAAAATAAAGCGTCGATTAGGTCCTAAACTCCCATGACAAGCGCAACAGCAACAGAGAATCCCCTACTGATTGGTCAAGGACTCCCACCCTTTGATAAAATCAAGCCTGAACATATCGTTCCTGGCATCACTCAACTCATAGGCGAACTCGACACAGAATTATCCAACCTAGAAGCCAATCTTACCCCCACTTGGGAAGGATTAGTCGAACCCCTTACCCGCATCGGCGAGAGAATAAGCTGGAGTTGGGGAATCGTTGGTCATTTGATGGGAGTGAAAAACAGTCCCGAATTACGAGAAGCTTATCAAACCGTACAACCTCAAGTTATTCAATTTTTCAACAAACTCGGGCAAAGTAAACCCATTTACCAAGCATTTAAAGCCATCCAAGACGGCAATTTGTGGGAAACCCTCGAACCCGCCCAAAAAAGAATTGTAGAATCTGCTATCAAAGACGCAGAACTTTCAGGTGTAGGGTTAGAAGGAGAACAACGGGAACGCTTTAACGAAATTCAGCTAGAACTCGGGGAATTATCCACCAAGTTCTCAAATAACGTTTTAGACGCGACAAAAGCCTTTAAGCTCAAATTAACCACCCCTGAAGAGATCGATGGGCTGCCCTCGAGCCTCCTCAGTTTAGCCGCACAGACTGCCCGCGCCGAAGGGGAAGAAAATGCCACCGAACAAGCCGGACCTTGGATTATTACCCTAGACTTACCCAGTTATGGACCCTTCCTCAAATACAGCACCAACCGAGACTTAAGAGAAAAAGTTTATAAAGCGAGTATTAGCAAGGCTTCTGGGGGAGAATGGGATAATAATCCCCTGATTAAACGGATTTTAGAACTGCGGACTGAACAAGCTAAACTCCTTGGATACAACACCTACGCCGAAATTAGCCTCAGTAATAAAATGGCCAGTAGTGTTGAAGAAATCGAAACACTCTTAGAAGAACTGCGTAGCGTTAGTTATCAAGCCGCTAAACAAGACTTAGAAGCGATTAAAGTCTTTGCTCAAACTGATGAGATCAAACATTGGGATGTAAGCTTCTGGGCCGAAAAATTGCGGGAAGCGAAATTTAATTTTACGGCTGAAGAATTACGCCCCTATTTTCCTTTCCCTCAAGTCTTAGAAGGGTTATTTCAACTGGCTAAAAGAATCTTTGGGGTGACTATTACGGCGGCTGATGGACAGGCCCCTATTTGGCAAGAAGATGTCAAGTATTTTCAGATTGCGGATGAACAAGGCAATACGATCGCCTATTTTTACCTGGATGCTTACAGTCGTCCCGCCGAAAAACGCGGGGGTGCTTGGATGGATGTATGTATCGGACGAGCCAAAATTCAGCAAGATGGAAAGGTGATCACTCGTTTGCCGGTTGCTTATTTAACCTGTAACCAAACTCCTCCAGTGGATGACAAACCTAGTTTAATGACCTTTGATGAAGTCAATACTCTGTTTCATGAATTTGGTCATGGGTTACAACATATGTTAACCGAGGTGGATTATGCCGGCGCAGCCGGTATTAATAATGTTGAATGGGATGCGGTAGAGTTACCCAGTCAATTTATGGAAAACTGGTGTTATGACCGCAATACTTTAATGGGTATGGCGAAACATTACCAAACTGGTGAACCCCTCCCTGAACATTATTATCAGAAGTTACTCGCCGCGCGTAACTTTATGAGTGGATCTGCCATGTTGCGTCAGGTTCATTTTAGTTTGTTGGACCTAGAGTTACATTACCGCTATCAACCCGATGGGGACCAAACCCCTCAACAAGTCCGGGATCGCATTGCCCAAAATACCACTATTCTACCGCCTCTACCTGAAGATGCCTTTTTATGTTCGTTTGGGCATATCTTCGCGGGGGGATATGCAGCCGGTTACTACTCTTATAAATGGGCAGAGGTGTTAAGTGCTGATGCTTTTGCGGCTTTTGAAGAGGTAGGACTAGAAGATGAAGCGGCTATTGCTTCTACCGGACAACGCTTTCGCGAGACGGTGTTAGCGTTAGGAGGCAGTTTACATCCGATGGAAGTGTTTAAAGCTTTCCGAGGAAGAGAACCCGAAACAGAAGCTTTATTAAGACATAGCGGTCTTTTGCAAGCGGCTTAAGTGTCTGCTTTCGCTATTGCT is from Gloeothece verrucosa PCC 7822 and encodes:
- a CDS encoding type II toxin-antitoxin system RelE/ParE family toxin, translated to MAYRVIWSPKAVEDVDAIATYIARDSPSYAAAVVRKIIDLTRQLKQCPLAGKAITELSDSAIREKFAYTYRIIYRVDDEVVTIAAVVHTKTLLEMEK
- a CDS encoding DUF6887 family protein, which gives rise to MSEVNYAAMSDQQLKQYFLTHRHDEAAFQAYLERRRSQPKAIITKVGDPDFEIKIQEAINQKLQARKTR
- a CDS encoding M3 family metallopeptidase yields the protein MTSATATENPLLIGQGLPPFDKIKPEHIVPGITQLIGELDTELSNLEANLTPTWEGLVEPLTRIGERISWSWGIVGHLMGVKNSPELREAYQTVQPQVIQFFNKLGQSKPIYQAFKAIQDGNLWETLEPAQKRIVESAIKDAELSGVGLEGEQRERFNEIQLELGELSTKFSNNVLDATKAFKLKLTTPEEIDGLPSSLLSLAAQTARAEGEENATEQAGPWIITLDLPSYGPFLKYSTNRDLREKVYKASISKASGGEWDNNPLIKRILELRTEQAKLLGYNTYAEISLSNKMASSVEEIETLLEELRSVSYQAAKQDLEAIKVFAQTDEIKHWDVSFWAEKLREAKFNFTAEELRPYFPFPQVLEGLFQLAKRIFGVTITAADGQAPIWQEDVKYFQIADEQGNTIAYFYLDAYSRPAEKRGGAWMDVCIGRAKIQQDGKVITRLPVAYLTCNQTPPVDDKPSLMTFDEVNTLFHEFGHGLQHMLTEVDYAGAAGINNVEWDAVELPSQFMENWCYDRNTLMGMAKHYQTGEPLPEHYYQKLLAARNFMSGSAMLRQVHFSLLDLELHYRYQPDGDQTPQQVRDRIAQNTTILPPLPEDAFLCSFGHIFAGGYAAGYYSYKWAEVLSADAFAAFEEVGLEDEAAIASTGQRFRETVLALGGSLHPMEVFKAFRGREPETEALLRHSGLLQAA